The following coding sequences lie in one Bacteroidota bacterium genomic window:
- the ssb gene encoding single-stranded DNA-binding protein yields MAGLNKVMLIGRLGRDPEVIHFENGGKKMTVTLATSERYRDRDGNWQDQTEWHNVVAWGNLAMDIAEKRRNYVKGDLLYVEGRIKTRQYTDGQGVNRTITEVVAEKMNLISKSGGPTQYMADPSARQAPPVQPPAGSMPASEHEDFSAIPPHDSPDDLPF; encoded by the coding sequence ATGGCCGGATTGAACAAAGTAATGCTCATTGGACGCCTGGGGCGCGACCCGGAAGTGATTCATTTCGAGAACGGTGGAAAAAAGATGACTGTGACCCTGGCCACCAGCGAACGCTATCGCGACCGCGATGGCAACTGGCAGGACCAAACCGAATGGCATAATGTGGTTGCCTGGGGCAACCTGGCAATGGATATTGCCGAAAAGCGCAGAAACTATGTCAAGGGTGACCTGCTCTATGTGGAAGGGCGCATCAAAACCAGACAATATACCGACGGACAGGGCGTCAACCGGACCATCACCGAGGTGGTGGCCGAAAAGATGAACCTGATCTCAAAAAGTGGCGGCCCCACCCAATACATGGCCGACCCATCGGCACGGCAGGCCCCTCCGGTACAGCCACCTGCAGGCAGCATGCCAGCATCAGAACATGAGGATTTTTCAGCCATTCCTCCCCACGACAGCCCGGACGACCTGCCTTTCTGA
- a CDS encoding integration host factor subunit beta has product MTKAEIVAEVANKTGVEKVAVQAVVESFMEVVKSSLVNGENVYLRGFGSFTIKRRAEKTGRNISKNTTIIIPAHNIPAFKPAKSFVNQVKSGK; this is encoded by the coding sequence ATGACGAAAGCTGAAATTGTAGCAGAAGTTGCTAACAAAACAGGAGTAGAAAAAGTTGCCGTACAGGCCGTGGTCGAATCCTTCATGGAAGTTGTAAAGTCGTCGCTCGTTAATGGCGAGAACGTTTACCTCAGGGGTTTTGGCAGCTTCACCATCAAACGCAGGGCAGAAAAAACCGGAAGGAACATCTCCAAGAACACCACCATCATCATCCCCGCGCACAACATTCCTGCTTTCAAACCCGCCAAATCGTTTGTAAATCAGGTTAAAAGCGGAAAATAA
- the mutY gene encoding A/G-specific adenine glycosylase has translation MNPISSLLAQWYLEHHRPLPWRQSTDPYIIWVSEVILQQTRVDQGLEYFLRFVEKWPDLQSLASANEDEVLRMWQGLGYYSRARNLLAGARQVVSEYGGVVPSEYDKLIKIKGIGPYTAAAIASIAFDRPVAVVDGNVARVISRLFAIDQAVNTSSGERLLREAAAELLDTSNPGRHNQAMMELGALVCTPRNPSCNECVLNHHCLARQKNIQANLPVKLPRKPVRTRWFNYLVVRVQTARGSAGLLMQKRTADDIWKGLYEFPLIESEHEIDEAELHQLVETQLDLPGRWHYLRCLRTRPHQLTHQRIMPAFFEFELHTHVDINLPNGLSLADLQTLSRLPLPRLIEGYLKESEILNA, from the coding sequence ATGAACCCGATTTCGTCGCTTCTGGCCCAGTGGTACCTCGAACATCACCGACCTCTTCCATGGCGGCAAAGCACTGATCCATACATCATCTGGGTTTCGGAGGTAATTCTGCAGCAAACTCGTGTGGATCAAGGGCTTGAATACTTTTTACGCTTTGTGGAAAAATGGCCCGACCTGCAATCGCTGGCTTCGGCCAACGAGGACGAAGTGCTCCGTATGTGGCAGGGGCTTGGGTATTACTCCCGTGCCCGAAACCTGCTGGCCGGTGCCCGTCAGGTAGTTAGTGAGTACGGGGGGGTGGTGCCTTCGGAATACGATAAACTGATAAAAATCAAAGGCATAGGGCCTTACACTGCTGCTGCAATTGCTTCCATTGCATTTGATCGTCCGGTGGCTGTGGTGGATGGAAATGTTGCCAGGGTGATCTCGCGACTTTTTGCCATAGATCAGGCAGTAAACACCTCTTCGGGCGAGCGCCTGCTCCGCGAAGCGGCTGCAGAACTGCTTGATACCTCCAATCCCGGAAGGCACAATCAGGCCATGATGGAACTTGGCGCACTCGTGTGCACTCCGCGCAACCCTTCGTGCAACGAATGCGTGCTTAACCACCACTGCCTGGCTCGTCAAAAAAACATTCAGGCAAACCTTCCGGTAAAATTGCCCCGCAAACCAGTGCGCACCCGATGGTTCAACTATCTGGTAGTGCGCGTCCAAACGGCTCGGGGCAGCGCAGGCCTGCTGATGCAAAAGCGCACTGCCGACGACATCTGGAAAGGACTGTATGAGTTTCCGCTGATTGAGAGCGAACACGAAATTGACGAAGCAGAACTTCATCAGCTTGTCGAAACCCAGCTCGACCTGCCCGGACGGTGGCACTACCTGCGTTGCCTGCGCACCAGGCCACATCAACTTACGCACCAACGCATCATGCCAGCCTTTTTTGAGTTCGAATTGCACACCCATGTTGACATCAACCTGCCAAATGGCTTATCTTTGGCTGACCTTCAAACCCTTAGTCGTTTGCCTTTGCCAAGGTTGATTGAGGGGTATTTGAAGGAGTCTGAAATTCTAAACGCTTGA
- a CDS encoding gliding motility lipoprotein GldD, with translation MLNSKWFWTYLFLLSAFACQQPYQSPKPRGWMRLELPQKACDNYDSLRNFSFAKPAYARIVPDLDRPDQTDWFNMEFPAMNATLHVSYKQVKGNLKDYIDDAHTMAMKHLPKASMIRDSLIIRPEAKVYGLVYEIGGRGVASPLQFYLTDSTRHFVRASLYFNFRPNNDSIEPVIRFLRSDVIHMIETFGWKENR, from the coding sequence ATGCTAAACAGTAAGTGGTTCTGGACTTACTTATTTTTGTTGAGTGCTTTTGCTTGCCAGCAGCCCTATCAAAGCCCCAAACCCAGAGGATGGATGCGCCTGGAGTTGCCTCAGAAGGCTTGTGATAATTATGATTCGCTGCGCAACTTCAGCTTTGCCAAACCTGCCTATGCCCGCATTGTCCCCGACCTTGACCGGCCCGACCAGACAGACTGGTTCAATATGGAGTTTCCGGCCATGAATGCGACCCTCCATGTGAGCTACAAGCAGGTGAAGGGCAACCTCAAAGACTACATCGACGACGCCCACACCATGGCCATGAAGCATCTGCCAAAGGCCAGCATGATTCGCGACAGTCTGATTATCAGGCCGGAAGCAAAGGTTTACGGCCTTGTTTACGAGATTGGAGGCAGGGGTGTGGCTTCGCCGCTTCAGTTTTACCTCACCGACTCCACCAGGCATTTTGTCCGGGCTTCGCTCTATTTCAATTTCCGGCCAAACAACGACTCCATCGAACCTGTTATCAGGTTTCTGCGCTCAGATGTGATCCATATGATCGAAACTTTCGGTTGGAAAGAAAATAGGTGA
- the gldE gene encoding gliding motility-associated protein GldE, translated as MLILLSGLVSASETSFFSLKPADLNQLESRETILSKLILSLREKHKHLLATILILNNMINVAIVIVSTYFMTALFSFGQNPVLEFLFQVVITTSIILIFGEIVPKIYANLRPLAVANFVARPLSAAVNLLKPLSGLLVHTTGIIDKRLAQRHNQLDMSELSAAIDITTDESTPPEERKMLKGIATFGEKDARSIMKSRMDITAVEVNTPSDELISLILKSGYSRIPVYEESLDQVLGILYIKDLLPHLGEQHFTWQQLIRPAFFVPENKRINDLLQEFREKKIHMAIVVDEYGGTAGLLTLEDIIEEIVGDISDEFDKDTESSHYRKLDPSTWLFDGKVSLLDFCKLMEIDSHYFEDVQGDSDTLAGLILELQGQIPPVGTQIKCKDFVFEVAEADNRRIKQIKIIVPDAKQ; from the coding sequence TTGCTGATTTTGCTTTCAGGCCTGGTTTCGGCCAGCGAAACATCATTTTTTTCACTTAAGCCGGCCGACCTCAACCAGCTCGAGAGCCGCGAAACCATTCTGTCGAAGCTTATCCTCAGCTTGCGTGAAAAGCACAAACATTTGCTGGCCACCATTCTCATACTCAACAACATGATTAATGTGGCCATAGTGATTGTGAGCACCTATTTTATGACAGCACTTTTCAGCTTCGGACAAAATCCCGTGTTGGAATTCCTCTTTCAGGTAGTGATCACCACCTCCATCATCCTCATTTTTGGCGAGATCGTGCCAAAAATTTACGCAAACCTGCGTCCTCTGGCCGTTGCCAATTTTGTGGCACGTCCGCTATCGGCAGCGGTCAACCTGCTCAAACCACTTTCGGGCCTGCTTGTACATACCACTGGCATCATCGATAAACGCCTTGCCCAAAGGCATAACCAGCTCGATATGAGCGAATTGTCGGCAGCCATTGATATCACTACCGACGAAAGTACCCCACCGGAGGAGCGCAAAATGCTCAAAGGCATTGCCACCTTTGGCGAAAAGGATGCCCGCAGCATCATGAAATCCCGGATGGACATCACTGCCGTTGAGGTGAATACGCCATCCGACGAGCTGATCAGCCTGATCCTGAAAAGCGGATATTCGCGCATACCAGTGTACGAAGAAAGCCTCGATCAGGTGCTTGGTATCCTGTATATCAAGGATCTTCTGCCACACCTTGGCGAACAGCATTTTACCTGGCAGCAACTCATCAGGCCAGCCTTTTTTGTGCCCGAAAACAAACGCATCAACGACCTGTTGCAGGAGTTTCGCGAGAAGAAGATCCATATGGCCATTGTGGTGGACGAATACGGAGGTACGGCCGGATTGCTTACCCTGGAGGACATCATCGAAGAAATTGTTGGTGACATATCCGACGAATTCGACAAAGACACCGAAAGCAGCCACTACCGCAAGCTTGACCCCTCTACGTGGCTCTTCGACGGCAAGGTGAGTTTGCTTGATTTTTGCAAGCTGATGGAAATCGACAGCCATTATTTTGAAGACGTACAGGGCGATTCGGATACGCTTGCCGGACTGATCCTCGAATTGCAGGGCCAGATCCCGCCGGTTGGAACGCAGATTAAGTGCAAGGATTTTGTCTTCGAAGTGGCCGAAGCCGACAACAGGCGCATCAAACAAATCAAAATCATTGTCCCCGATGCTAAACAGTAA
- a CDS encoding Rne/Rng family ribonuclease, producing the protein MNRELIIDSRASEVDIALLEDKLLVELHKEKTNNNFAVGDIHLGKVKKIMPGLNAAFVDVGYEKDAFLHYLDLGPQIRSLNKYVKLALNGKPENITMENFRNEPDIEKTGKINQVLASGAQIMVQIAKEPISTKGPRISSEISLAGRYLVLVPFSNRISVSQKIRSNEERNRLKRLIQSIKPNNFGVIIRTVAENKKVAELDADLRQLVEKWDKVTAKLNGAKAPMKLLSELDRTSAILRDLLNESFNSVHVNDPNLYEEVRSFIQTITPQKVDIVKLYKGKAPIFEHFGVDKQIKGLFGRTVTIRSGVYLIIEHTEAMHVIDVNSGHRVNKENSQEENALEVNLEAATEIARQLRLRDMGGIIVVDFIDMHDSKHKRELYQRLKAEMSKDHAKHTILPPSKFGLVQITRQRVRPQMSVEILEKCPACEGTGKIKPSILFTDEIESNLKYLLLEQNEKNITLVVHPYLHAYLTKGWWPIWWKWMLKYKRLFKIRANKSFHVLEYKFLNQSNIELSIS; encoded by the coding sequence ATCAACAGAGAACTCATCATCGATTCTCGTGCTTCGGAGGTTGACATTGCGCTGCTGGAAGACAAACTTCTGGTCGAATTACACAAGGAAAAGACCAACAATAACTTTGCTGTTGGCGACATTCACCTGGGCAAGGTCAAAAAGATCATGCCCGGCCTCAATGCTGCCTTTGTGGATGTAGGCTACGAAAAAGATGCTTTTCTGCATTACCTCGATCTCGGGCCACAAATTCGGTCGCTCAACAAATACGTGAAGCTGGCCCTGAACGGCAAGCCGGAAAATATTACGATGGAGAACTTCCGCAACGAGCCGGACATCGAGAAGACGGGAAAGATCAATCAGGTTTTGGCCTCGGGTGCCCAGATCATGGTACAGATTGCCAAAGAACCCATCTCTACCAAAGGTCCGCGCATTTCGTCCGAAATTTCTCTGGCAGGGCGCTATCTGGTGCTGGTGCCCTTTTCGAACCGCATTTCGGTATCGCAAAAAATCAGATCGAACGAAGAGCGCAACAGGCTCAAACGCCTGATCCAGAGCATCAAACCCAACAATTTCGGAGTCATTATCCGCACCGTGGCCGAAAACAAAAAGGTGGCCGAGCTTGATGCCGATCTGCGCCAGCTTGTGGAGAAATGGGACAAGGTAACCGCCAAGCTCAACGGAGCCAAAGCACCCATGAAACTGCTCAGCGAGCTCGACCGCACTTCGGCCATCCTGCGCGACCTGCTCAACGAGTCGTTCAACAGCGTGCACGTAAACGACCCCAACCTTTATGAAGAGGTGCGCAGTTTCATCCAGACCATTACCCCGCAAAAGGTCGATATCGTCAAACTCTACAAAGGCAAAGCCCCCATCTTCGAACATTTCGGGGTGGACAAGCAAATCAAAGGTCTTTTTGGTCGAACAGTGACCATCCGCAGCGGTGTTTATCTCATCATCGAACACACCGAAGCCATGCACGTGATTGACGTCAACAGCGGTCATCGCGTGAACAAAGAAAACAGCCAGGAAGAAAACGCGCTGGAAGTCAATCTGGAAGCCGCAACAGAAATCGCCCGCCAGCTCAGGCTGCGCGACATGGGCGGCATCATTGTGGTCGATTTTATCGACATGCACGACAGCAAGCACAAACGCGAACTCTATCAGCGGCTGAAAGCCGAAATGAGTAAAGACCACGCCAAACACACCATCCTGCCACCCAGTAAATTTGGATTGGTGCAGATCACCCGCCAGCGCGTGCGTCCGCAAATGAGTGTCGAAATCCTGGAAAAATGCCCGGCCTGCGAAGGCACAGGAAAAATTAAACCCAGCATCCTGTTTACCGACGAAATAGAAAGCAACCTGAAGTACCTGCTCCTGGAGCAGAACGAGAAAAACATTACCCTGGTCGTTCATCCCTATCTGCATGCCTACCTCACCAAAGGATGGTGGCCCATCTGGTGGAAATGGATGCTCAAATACAAACGATTGTTCAAAATCAGAGCAAACAAAAGCTTTCATGTGCTGGAATATAAGTTCCTGAATCAAAGCAACATAGAGCTGAGCATCTCATAA